Genomic DNA from Haloplanus sp. HW8-1:
CGCACGGAACGGGTCTCGCTGTCGAACGCCTCTTCGCGGAACGCGAGTCGCCCCCGACGTCGTCCGCTCCCCCCGTCCGCCGGGTCACCGTCGGTCGGGGATCCCGATACCCAAGAGGAGATAGGAGAGCGACTTCCCGTGTGCGTCCTGACACAGCGTGGTCGTCACGTCGCCGGCCGCCCTGTCCGAGACGACGAAGTTGAACGCGCGCAACTGCGGCAGGTCGTACCGCGTCACGTCCCCCTTGATCAGCGGACCGAACGCGTCGGCGACTCGCTCCTCGGTGAGCACGGCCGCGAGGACGTCGAACGCCTCGTCGTCGTCGGCGACGACCGCGACGTTCACGTCCCGTCCCTTGTCGCCGGCGCGGGCCGCTGCGATGTCCCGAACGGTGCGCGTGCCGTCGTGGTCGGCGTCACTCATCGACGCTCACCGCCGGTTCGACCGCGCTCCGGGCCAGCAGCGTCGAGACGATCCCGACGTTCCGGCGGACGTCCATACTGGCGCCGCCGCCGCCCGCGGGGCCGTTCGTATAGAGGCGTTCGACCTCGCGTGCGACGGCGCGCGCGTCGCTCTCGGCGTCACACTTCCCGGCCACGCGAAGGCGGACCTCGTACGGATCGTCCGCCCGTTCGCGTCCGGTCGTGCCGTGAAGCGCGTCCACGCCGACGTAGTCGACCCGAAGCTCCCGGGGATCGACGCCGACCGTGTCGAGGCGGGTCCGGACGACGTCCGCCGCGAGTTCGGCCCGCTCGAGCGCGTTCTGGCCCGCGTACGACAGTTCACCGACGCCGATCCATCCGTCGTCGTAGCTCACGTTGACTTTCAGCGTCTCGGTGCGAGGGGCGGCGGTCGCCCCGGAGACGGCGATCCCGGCGACCGGTTCGCCGTCCACCGCCCGGTCGACCGGTTCGAGCGTCACGCCACCGAAATCCGCGACGGCGTCGGGCGTGACATACCGCGCCGGATCGGCCGTCTCGTACAGCAGTTGCTCCGTGCAAGTGGCCTCGGTGACGCGCCCGCCGGTCTCCGGCAAACTGTGCACGCTGGCGCTCCCCTCGCGGGCCACCGTCGCGTACGGGAATCCGAGACGACCCAAGTCGGGCACCTCCTTGCGGCCCGGGTCGGCGAAGTACCCGCCGGTGAGTTGTCCGGCACACTCCAGCAGGTGGCCGATGGCGATGCCCTGTCCGACGGCGACGGGAGACTCGAGCGCGGAGGGTGACCACCCGAACTCGTGAACCATCGCCGAAAGGAACAGCGAGGGGTCCGCGATCCGTCCGCCGATGACGATATCCGCCCCCCGCTCTAGGGCCTCGACGACGCCGTCGACACCGAGGTACGCGTGCGCGCCGACGGCTCTGTCGCGATAGTCGGCCACGGCCTCGTCGCCGAAGGTTTCGTCGTCGAAGGCGTCGAACCCGTCCGTGACGTCGGACCCCGTGACGCTCGCGACGGTCAGCGACGCGTCGCAGTCGTCGACGACTGCCCGCGCCGCGGCCGTCGCCCCCGCCGGATCGGCGGCCCCCATGTTGGTGATCACCGTGACGTCGTGTTCGATGCAGTGTGGGATCACTCGCTCGATCCGCTCTTCGAGGAGTTCGTTGTAGCCGACGCCACCCCCGCGCTGCCGGTACTCGGCGAGCGCGATGGTCCGTTCGGCGAGACACTCGAAGACGAGATAGTCGAGGTCGGCATCCCGGGCCAGTTCGACCGCGGGTTCGATCCGGTCACCCGCGTACGCCGCTCCCGCTCCGATTCGGACGCTCTCCATGGCTCGTCACGTCGCCATCCACTCCTATAGCTGTTCCCACGGACACCGGCACGGGGACCCCTACGGGCGCCGGCGGGACGGCGCCCGCCTCGCGCTCAGAAGAGCGCCGACGTCCCCTCGTCGGCGAGGACGTCGGCGATGTTGTTTCGCTGGATCTCGTCGGTTCCGCCGGCGAGACGCCAGCGCCGGGCCACCCGATAGAGATACTCGATCGGATTCCCGCGCTGGTAGCCCTGGGCGCCGTGAACCTGGAGCGCTTCGCTGGCGACAGTTTCGACCATGTTCGCGGAGAACAGCGCGAGCATGGCGGCGTGCATCCGCTCGGGTGAGCCGCCCCGTTCCACGGCGTTGCGCGTGACGGTGTACGTGAGCGCTCGCGAGGCCTCGAGTTGGGTCACGGCATCGGCGAACTTCCACTCGATCCCCTGGAACTCGCCGATCTTCTGCCCGAACTGCTCCCGTTCCTGTGCGTAGTCGAGGGCCAGGTCGATCGCACAGGCTGCCTGTGCGTTCGCGATCGCCGCACACCCGACGCGGTCCCAGTTGATCGCGTCGATCTGTTCGAGGAATCCATCTCTCCCCCGTGCGAGAACGTCTTCCTCCGGAACGAACGCGTCGTGGATCTCGAACCGAGTCTGCTCCTGACCGGCCATGTTCTCGTATCGGTTGACGATCTCGATGTCCGCGGTCTCGAAGTCGACGACGACCGAGCCGAGACCGTCGTCGAACTTCGTCCACACGACGGCCGCTGCCGCCTTGGATGCGTTGCCGACCCACGTCTTCTCGCCGTCGACGACGACCCCGCCGTCGACGTCCTCGGCGGTGGTCTCTATGGCGGATACGTCCGATCCCGCACCCGGTTCGGAGATGGCAAACGCAATGAACTCGTTGTCCTCCGTCACCAGTGGCAGATACTTCTCCTTGGCTGCGTCCGTCCCCAGATGGTTGATCGATCGCGGCGCAGTGAAGTGTTGATTGTGCGTGAGGTAGCCGGTGTCTGGACACACGCGGCCGACCGTCTCCACCAACAACATCGCCTCGAAGTCGGAGAGTCCCCGTCCGCCGTACTCCTCCGGGAGGTTCACGCCGTAGAGCCCGGCCTCCCGCAAGGTTTCGATGTTATTCCACGGGACATCACCCTCCCACGTGTACGCCTCGTCCGCGAACTCCCGTTCGGCCAGAGTCCGAACCTCGTCTACGAACTCCCGCTGGTCGGTGGTGAGCAGTTGCATTCGCCTCTCCGGTTCGGGCTCCTCGGTATAAAATCACGCGGCGCTCGGGGTGACGACGGCTCCCGCTCCCCTCGCGTGCGTTCCCGGACAACGGTGGCGACCAGCGACGTCGACACGGTTTCCACCGCCCGGCTCGCCGGCTCTCGTCGACCCGCTTGCTCGGCTCCTCGAAGGCCGAACTGTATCGAAAAATTATATGTAGAATATAATTTATATTTGAGACTGAGCGAGAGATAGACGAAGAGACGATTCAGACCGATATAACGTCGCATGTTTCATCTTTTTCCGGACACGAGTCGACAAAATATGAACGTAATTGGGAAGAGCTATTCGATGTATGTATCGAATTTCCTGTGCATAGCGTGATCGCCCGAATTCGTCGAGTGTATCGAAACAGCCGTTATCGGACGACTAAACCGCTGTAACTCGAGATCGTTACAGGGCGGTAGATCCTGGCGTCTCCGATGTCTTATTACAATATATATTATTTTTCTCGAAAATAATAATGATTCTGTCACACATGTATTCTCAGCTAGCGGTCGTGGTGGTCGCCGAACCTTGAGGCGGCACCCCCACAGGGAACGCGTACGACCGGAGCGGAACATGGGGGTGATTGCTCCCGTCGTGGGGCCGTCTTCGGCCGCGAACCCCCTTGGCCCGGCGGGACTTCTGTAACAAATGTAATGGTGTTATTTCGTGTCTGTCTCTGACACACGAACGGCCGTACTTTTTTATATGCCTGGACCCTGATCACCTGCATGACGAAGTCAAAAGGACTCGAGCAGACCGCCAAATTTCGAGTGGCGAAGGTCGGGGGTATCGACGAGACGACGGTCGACGTCGGCCCGGGTGTGACGGTGTTGACGGGTCGCAACGCGACGAACCGCACGTCGTTTCTCCGATCGATAATGGGCGTCATGGGGAGCGACGACGTCTCCTTGAAAGGCGACGCCACGGAAGGGCAGGTAGAACTCACACTCGACGGCGACCGATACACGCGGACCCTGTCACGGACGAACGGAACCGTGACGACCGGCGGCGATCCGTATCTCGACGACCCCGAACTCGCCGACCTCTTTGCGTTCCTTCTCGAATCGAACGAGGCACGCCGGGCGGTCGCGAGGGGCGCCGATCTGCGAGAACTCATCATGCGGCCGGTCGATACGGAGGCGATCCAAGCGGAGATCCGCGAATGTGAGCGGGAGAAAGAGCGGATCGACGAGGAACTCGCGGACCTGGAGGATCTGAAAGGGGAACTTCCCGAACTGGAGAAACGACGGAGCCAACTCGACGCGAAAATCGAGGACAAACGCGAGGAACTGGCGGCCAAGGAGGCCGACATCGAGTCGCTCGACGCCGACGTCGACGAGACGCGGGAGGAAAAGCGGGAACTGGAGACGCGACTCGACGACCTCCGGGACAAACGCGCCGAACTCGAACGCGTCCGGTCGGATATCGACCTACAGCAGGAGAGCATCGAGTCGCTGACGAGCGAGCGTCGCGAACTCGAGGACGAACTGGCGGACCTCCCCGAGACGCCGATGGGTGACCACGACGAACTCGAAGACGAGATCGCGCGCCTCCGGGATCGAAAGGACCGACTGGAGAGCGAGGTGAGCGACCTTCAGGACGTGATCCAGTTCAACGAGGACTTGCTCGACGGCGGCGATCGTTCGATCGCCGACGTGCTCGAAGACGGAAAGGGATCGGTGACGGACGACCTCGTCGACGACACGGTCGTCTGTTGGACCTGTGGCTCCGAGGTGTCGACGGAACGGGTTTCGGACACGCTCGACCAGTTACGCGAGGTCCGTCAGGAGAAACTGGACACGATCCGGACGCTGGAGTCGGAGTTAGAGGAGCTGAAAGAAAAACAGCGCCACCACCGGAAGCGGCAGCAACGCCGCGAGACGGCGGAGCGAAAGCTCGACGACCTCGAGAACGAACTGGATCGGCGCGAGGAGACGCTCGCCGACCTGCGCGAGGAGCGAACCCGCCTCAGCGACGACATCGACGATCTCGAATCCGAGGTCGAGGCGCTAGAGGCCGAAGAGTTCGGCGAGGTGCTCGACCTGCACAAGGAGGCGAACCAACTTGAGTTCGAACTGGGACGTCTCGAGTCCGACCTCGACGACGTGGCCGATCGGATCGGGACGATCGAGGACCGACTCGCCGAGGAGGACGCGTTACGGGTCGAACGCGAGGAACTCAGCGAGGAGTTGACGAACCTCCGGACGCGGATCGATCGGATCGAAGAGCAGTCCGTCGAGCAGTTCAACGAACACATGGACGCGGTGCTCGATCGTCTCGGGTACGCGAACCTCGAACGGATCTGGATCGAACGGGTCGAACGCGAGGTTCGGGAGGGGCGACGGAAGGTCGAACGGACGGCGTTCGAACTCCACGTGGTCCGCAGTACCGACTCCGGTGCGACCTACGAGGACACCGTCGACCACCTCAGCGAGAGCGAACGCGAAGTGACCGGCCTCGTGTTCGGCCTCGCGGGGTATCTCGTCCACGAGGTGTACGAGACCGTCCCGTTCATGCTGCTCGACTCGCTGGAGGCCATCGATCCGCCGCGACTCGCCGATCTGGTCGACTACATCGCCGACTATCCCCGGTTCCTCGTCGTGGCCCTTCTCCCCGAGGACGCACAAGCGCTCGACGACGACTACACACGGATCACCGATATCTGAGCCCCGCCGGTCGCCGCCACGCACGACGGCGTTTCTTACTTCGTCGGCCCCTCGCCGCAGTCACAGCCGCCCCGCTCCAATAGTTCGACGACGCCGTACTGTGCGCCACACTCCTCACAGAGGACGTCCACGTCGATGAACAGTCGAAACTCCCCCAGCGTCAACTGATCCGTCGATCGGAGTCGGTCGAGACTTCCATCGACGACGGAGCCGAGCCGTGACCGGAGGCGCTGAATCGTATCGAGTACGCTCTCGACGCGATTCCCGTCGCTCGGCCGCTCGTACTCGGCGTCTCGGTACGACGTGAGGTAGGACCTGATCGCCTGATAGGTGACGAAGTCGGATTCTAGCTCGTCGACGTCGATGCCGTTGCGTTCCAGGCGCGTCCGGGCTTCCATACGCATACCACTGCTCACGTCGTCGCCCGTCAGCAGACGATAGAGATTGGCGACCTCCCCGTCGACCGTAGACATCCCCGCATCGTCCAGCGCCGCCTCGAGGAGTTGCCGGTTGAACATGTCTGCCAGGTCCCTGAGGCTCTTGCGCCGCGATCCCTCGGCCGTCCAGAGCGCCTCCAACTCGTCGCCGAACGTCTCGTCGAAGCCGTAAGTGTCGATGAGCCTCGCGACCTTGCTCGACGGCCTCCCGTCTGCGTCGTTTACCATGGATTCCAACACCACTACGACGACCGGCCTCATATATTTGGTGACCCGTTCGGATCGGAGATAAAAGTATATCTAATAAGTAATATCCAAAGAAAGATACGAAATATTATGAATAAGAGATTTTTCTAACAAACGACGTCTTTATTATGATTTTTGAATTAAAATTTTATTTTGTGACGTTATTATTTAATTTTTTAATAAAAATGAGGATTTAGTGTATATAATGTAGTGAACTTTGTGTTCTATGATCAAGCGACGATACGAACGACGTTCGCGGAAAATTCGGTGTATTAGCGGTCGAGATCGATACTGACGAACCGAATGAACCCAAAACGACAAAATATTATCGAAAACAAATATATAACATATTTCTTATACTACTGCCGATCGAGTGCGCCACGGGGTCGGCTCCCGCGTCGGTAGGGTTTTGATTCGGGCGGACGATCGGTCGGCGATGGAACGGGCCGTCCGCGAAGTCGTCGCCAGTGGCGCGTTCGCGTTGCTATCGGGAACCGTGCTCTGGCCACCCGGAACAGTGTACTGGACGGCTATCGCAGCGGTCGTCGGGAAGAGCGTGACGCTCGGTGTCGTTCTCCTCGTTGCGGTCGGCTTCGGTGTGGGGTTCGGCCGACTGACGCGTGTCCGCGCCCGACGCTTCCTCGTGGGTGGTGTCGCCGCCTACGTCGTCGGGATGGTCGCCATCGAGGTCGTTTCGTCACCCACCAGTCCCGTCCACCTCGTCTGGTATGCAGCGGTGCTGGCCTGCCTCGTCGGTGGGACGGTCCTCGGCCGATGACCCGGGAGTGACGGGTCGCCGTCCCCCCGTCGGACGCGTGATCGGACGGCGCCCGCGGTGTCGTGCGTGGGTGTCCATGCCACGACTCACATCGTGCGCTCGACGTACCGGTTGACGGCGCGGACTCGTTCGGACCGAAACGTCCACACGGCGTCCCACTCGTTGTCGCCGACCTGTTCGGCGACCAGTGCCGCGTCACGGTTCTCCGGGTCCTCGCTGTGGTGGATGACGAACCACGAAGTGCGAAACTCGCCGGTATAGCCGGCGTGGACCACCCCCGAGAACTCCTTGGGCGGGAGCCAGTCCGGCACGCCGTAGACGTGAACGTCGACGTCAGTCGAGGCTATCTGCCGGTACGCGTCCCGTGTGCCGCGTTCGTCGTCGATCCTGGAGAGCCGCTGGAAGGACGACCGGAGCACTCCAGTGGCGTGGTTCCAGGCCAACTTCTCGATGTAGCGCGAGAGCATGATGAGCGGCAGTTTCTCCAAGTGAGAGGCCGGATACCCGCGGAGTCGGAACGGTGTCTCCGACAGCCCTTCGAGGACCGCCGGCAGCGTCACGTCTTCGAGGGATTTCGTTCCCGTTACGTAGAGATCGGAGTTGACCAGCAGGATCTCGTCTTCGAGCACCCGGAGCGGCGACGACGCGATCACGTCGCCGTCGTCGAGGACTACCACCACGTCCTCCTCGGTGTCCGGGATCTCGAGTTCCTCGACGTCGATGGACTGCTCGGCGAACAGTTCCTCCAGCATGTCCTGAACCGGCCGGGGACGCGTCCGGTTCACGATGGCCAGCGAGAGCTCAGCCACCTCCTCGCGCTCGATGAACGCCGCGAGCGAGTCCGGGGGGTCGATCATCCACTACCCGCTACGGTCAACGGATAAATAAAAAGCACCCTCGCGACGCGCCGTCGCGTCGCGGGTTGTGAATCGCCGCCGATCCGCCGGCGTAGTGGAGAACACCTGCTCCGGTGTACGCTGGCTGAACCATATCCTTCGTGACTCGCTACGACGTCGTGCAACGATGTCAGCGAACGACGTTCGACGCTCGATCGCCGTGACGGATCGCCCGACGACCCACTCCGACGCCGCCGGAGGTGACTGGTGATGGTGTTTTCCACCGGTCCGTCGGGAGCGGCGTTTCTGTTGGGACGGATGCTCTTCGCGCTCGTCGTGGGGTATCTCGCGTTCGGGAACCTGCTCGACCTCGAATCGTCGGTGGGATACGCCCGGAGCAAGGGGACGCCTTTCGCGTCGGTTACGGTGCCTCTGGGGAGCCTCGGGTTGATCGCGGGGGCGCTCGGCCCTCCTCGGTGTCTTCCCCACGCTCGGTGCGCTCGCCGTCGCCGGCTTTCTGGCGCCTATCACCGTCCTCATGCACGACTTCTGGACGATTGAGGGCCAGGACCGACGGAACGAGGGGATCCACTTCCTGAAGAACGCGGGACTGCTCGGCGTCGCGTTCGTCTTCCTGGCGCTCTCGGGGACGGTGTGGCCGCTACGCTGGGCGGGGGGCTCTGAGCCACGGTCGCCGGTCACCGGTGCAGCCGCCGGTCGCCGCCAGTGACCCCGCCGGCGCGGCCGCGCCGTGATGTCGCGGCCGCCCCCGTGTCTCGCCCGGACACACTGGCGCTTCTCAAACGAGTTTCACCTCGTCCCGGTGGCTCGCCGACCGCGGCCGCCAGCGACCCCTGAACACTGCCGTTTCACTCCGTCGCACACAGGTACCATCGTCGCTGGGTGAAGTTCGTTTCACAGAGCGGCTAAGAGGCTCGCTCGCGTCCATACGAGTGATTCGAGATGACCCGAAATACCCGACCCACTCAGGTCGTAGCGGTCTGTGGTAGCCTGGCGACCGACAGCGTGACTCGCGTCGCGTTGCAGGAGGCTCTGTCCGCCGCGGAGGCCGCAGACGCACGGACCAGCCTCGTCGACCTCCGGGAGTACCACCTCCCCACGTTCGACCCCGACGAACAGGACGCGGGCGACGCGCCCGAACTTCGCCGCCGACTGCGCGAGGCGGACGCCGTCCTGCTCGGGACGCCGATGTACCACGGCTCGTTCAGTTCGCCGTTGAAGACGGCGCTGGATTACAGCGGCTTCGACGAGTTCGAAGACACGACCGTCGGGCTGCTGGCCGTCTCCGGCGGTGGCTTCCCGCGCCCGGCCCTCGAACAGCTTCGATCGGTGTCGCGGGCGCTCGACGCGTGGACGCTCCCTCTCGACGTTGCTGTTCCGAACTCCTACGAACAGGTCGACGACGACGAACTCGCCGACGACGCGATCCGTGACCGCGTCCGTGACCTCGGCGCCGAACTCGTTCGGCACGCGGGCATCGCACGGTACCCGAACATCGCGGAGACGACGCCCCAACACGCCGATTGATCCATGTCAAGTCCGATGCCCTCCGCGGGACGGAGCTTCGATTCAACGAACTCAAGCGCGCCACGGCCGGTCGCTCGAAGACGCTCTCGGACGTGCTGGAGGTGCTTGGGGAGAAAGACCTCATCACCCGCCGCACCGAAGAAGCGGCGCCGATCGCCGCCTACTGCCGACTCTCCGAGAAAGGAGAGACGCTTCTCGACCACCTCGAGGAGGTGAGTGCGTGGGCCGTGGAGTGGATGGACGGAGTCGACGATCCGGACGACCGCTTCCCACGATTCGAGTAATCCGCCCGGACGACACCCTCCGAGGAGCGAACGTTA
This window encodes:
- a CDS encoding DICT sensory domain-containing protein — translated: MIDPPDSLAAFIEREEVAELSLAIVNRTRPRPVQDMLEELFAEQSIDVEELEIPDTEEDVVVVLDDGDVIASSPLRVLEDEILLVNSDLYVTGTKSLEDVTLPAVLEGLSETPFRLRGYPASHLEKLPLIMLSRYIEKLAWNHATGVLRSSFQRLSRIDDERGTRDAYRQIASTDVDVHVYGVPDWLPPKEFSGVVHAGYTGEFRTSWFVIHHSEDPENRDAALVAEQVGDNEWDAVWTFRSERVRAVNRYVERTM
- a CDS encoding NADPH-dependent FMN reductase, with the translated sequence MTRNTRPTQVVAVCGSLATDSVTRVALQEALSAAEAADARTSLVDLREYHLPTFDPDEQDAGDAPELRRRLREADAVLLGTPMYHGSFSSPLKTALDYSGFDEFEDTTVGLLAVSGGGFPRPALEQLRSVSRALDAWTLPLDVAVPNSYEQVDDDELADDAIRDRVRDLGAELVRHAGIARYPNIAETTPQHAD
- a CDS encoding AtuA-related protein, coding for MSDADHDGTRTVRDIAAARAGDKGRDVNVAVVADDDEAFDVLAAVLTEERVADAFGPLIKGDVTRYDLPQLRAFNFVVSDRAAGDVTTTLCQDAHGKSLSYLLLGIGIPDRR
- the rdfA gene encoding rod-determining factor RdfA; the protein is MVNDADGRPSSKVARLIDTYGFDETFGDELEALWTAEGSRRKSLRDLADMFNRQLLEAALDDAGMSTVDGEVANLYRLLTGDDVSSGMRMEARTRLERNGIDVDELESDFVTYQAIRSYLTSYRDAEYERPSDGNRVESVLDTIQRLRSRLGSVVDGSLDRLRSTDQLTLGEFRLFIDVDVLCEECGAQYGVVELLERGGCDCGEGPTK
- a CDS encoding acyl-CoA dehydrogenase family protein, whose translation is MQLLTTDQREFVDEVRTLAEREFADEAYTWEGDVPWNNIETLREAGLYGVNLPEEYGGRGLSDFEAMLLVETVGRVCPDTGYLTHNQHFTAPRSINHLGTDAAKEKYLPLVTEDNEFIAFAISEPGAGSDVSAIETTAEDVDGGVVVDGEKTWVGNASKAAAAVVWTKFDDGLGSVVVDFETADIEIVNRYENMAGQEQTRFEIHDAFVPEEDVLARGRDGFLEQIDAINWDRVGCAAIANAQAACAIDLALDYAQEREQFGQKIGEFQGIEWKFADAVTQLEASRALTYTVTRNAVERGGSPERMHAAMLALFSANMVETVASEALQVHGAQGYQRGNPIEYLYRVARRWRLAGGTDEIQRNNIADVLADEGTSALF
- a CDS encoding acyclic terpene utilization AtuA family protein — encoded protein: MESVRIGAGAAYAGDRIEPAVELARDADLDYLVFECLAERTIALAEYRQRGGGVGYNELLEERIERVIPHCIEHDVTVITNMGAADPAGATAAARAVVDDCDASLTVASVTGSDVTDGFDAFDDETFGDEAVADYRDRAVGAHAYLGVDGVVEALERGADIVIGGRIADPSLFLSAMVHEFGWSPSALESPVAVGQGIAIGHLLECAGQLTGGYFADPGRKEVPDLGRLGFPYATVAREGSASVHSLPETGGRVTEATCTEQLLYETADPARYVTPDAVADFGGVTLEPVDRAVDGEPVAGIAVSGATAAPRTETLKVNVSYDDGWIGVGELSYAGQNALERAELAADVVRTRLDTVGVDPRELRVDYVGVDALHGTTGRERADDPYEVRLRVAGKCDAESDARAVAREVERLYTNGPAGGGGASMDVRRNVGIVSTLLARSAVEPAVSVDE
- a CDS encoding archaea-specific SMC-related protein is translated as MTKSKGLEQTAKFRVAKVGGIDETTVDVGPGVTVLTGRNATNRTSFLRSIMGVMGSDDVSLKGDATEGQVELTLDGDRYTRTLSRTNGTVTTGGDPYLDDPELADLFAFLLESNEARRAVARGADLRELIMRPVDTEAIQAEIRECEREKERIDEELADLEDLKGELPELEKRRSQLDAKIEDKREELAAKEADIESLDADVDETREEKRELETRLDDLRDKRAELERVRSDIDLQQESIESLTSERRELEDELADLPETPMGDHDELEDEIARLRDRKDRLESEVSDLQDVIQFNEDLLDGGDRSIADVLEDGKGSVTDDLVDDTVVCWTCGSEVSTERVSDTLDQLREVRQEKLDTIRTLESELEELKEKQRHHRKRQQRRETAERKLDDLENELDRREETLADLREERTRLSDDIDDLESEVEALEAEEFGEVLDLHKEANQLEFELGRLESDLDDVADRIGTIEDRLAEEDALRVEREELSEELTNLRTRIDRIEEQSVEQFNEHMDAVLDRLGYANLERIWIERVEREVREGRRKVERTAFELHVVRSTDSGATYEDTVDHLSESEREVTGLVFGLAGYLVHEVYETVPFMLLDSLEAIDPPRLADLVDYIADYPRFLVVALLPEDAQALDDDYTRITDI
- a CDS encoding winged helix-turn-helix transcriptional regulator, producing the protein MIHVKSDALRGTELRFNELKRATAGRSKTLSDVLEVLGEKDLITRRTEEAAPIAAYCRLSEKGETLLDHLEEVSAWAVEWMDGVDDPDDRFPRFE